One Stenotrophomonas sp. SAU14A_NAIMI4_5 DNA segment encodes these proteins:
- a CDS encoding DUF4291 domain-containing protein, translated as MDGMPARQIRAQYDDRVIRVYQAYSDAIADSALERQTFVAPPFKMERMTWIKPSFLWMMYRAGWGEKEEGQKRILAIDIRREGFEWALTHGCDSRAEPGMDAVAWEQLKARSPVRIQWDPERDLLLRPLPHRAIQIGLGREAVRAYVDEWIQGITDVTAQAHAIHALVKVGKMEEAQSALPRERAYPWG; from the coding sequence ATGGACGGGATGCCGGCGCGACAGATCCGCGCGCAGTACGACGACCGCGTGATCCGCGTGTACCAGGCCTACTCCGATGCCATTGCCGACAGTGCGCTGGAGCGGCAGACCTTTGTCGCGCCGCCGTTCAAGATGGAGCGGATGACGTGGATCAAGCCGTCCTTCCTCTGGATGATGTATCGCGCCGGATGGGGCGAAAAAGAGGAAGGCCAGAAGCGGATCCTGGCAATAGACATCCGTCGCGAAGGCTTCGAGTGGGCGCTGACCCATGGCTGCGACAGCCGTGCCGAGCCCGGGATGGATGCGGTGGCGTGGGAGCAGCTCAAGGCTCGTTCCCCGGTGCGCATCCAGTGGGATCCCGAGCGCGATCTGCTGCTGCGGCCGTTGCCCCACCGCGCGATCCAGATAGGTCTGGGCCGGGAAGCGGTGCGTGCCTATGTCGATGAATGGATTCAAGGCATCACCGATGTGACGGCGCAGGCACACGCCATCCATGCGCTGGTGAAGGTCGGAAAGATGGAGGAAGCGCAGTCTGCGCTGCCTCGCGAGCGGGCCTATCCTTGGGGTTAG